The DNA region CTGTCGACCGCGAACACAGTCAGACATCCGCATATGGCAATCGAAGGCGACTTTTGAACCTTTAGCGCACAACCGATCTACGCGACCATGCGACTGGTTGTCCCCGAACCCTGCTTGGAGGCAGCAACCATGTTCAAACGAACTCTTGTGCCGCTCGCGGCCGGAGGTCTGCTCGTCGGCGCGATCCTTGTTGTCCCCATGGCGAACGCGGCGGCACCCCAGGCCGTCGCCGCCGTCCCGGACATCTCGGTCGCCAACGTCCAGGCGCACCTGACCGAATTGCAGACCATCGCCACGAACAGCAACGGCAACCGCGCGCACGGAACGCCCGGGTTCCAGCGGTCGCTGGATTACGTCAAGGGCAAGCTGGACGCCGCGGGCTTCACCACGTCGACCCAGCCGTTCACCCACAACGGCGCGACCGGGTACAACCTGATCGCCGACTGGCCCGGTGGCGACCCGAACAACATCCTGATGGCGGGCGCGCACCTGGACAGCGTCACCGCGGGCGCCGGGCTCAACGACAACGGCTCGGGCACGTCGGCTGTCCTCGAGGTGGCGCTCACCGTGGCGCGGGAGCAGTTCAAGCCCGCCAAGCACCTGCGGTTCGGCTGGTGGGGCGCTGAGGAACTGGGCCTGATCGGGTCCAAGTACTACGTCAACAACCTCGGCGGCACCGAGCGGGCGAAGGTCAAGCAGTATCTGAACTTCGACATGGTCGCCTCGCCGAACGCGGGCTACATGGTCTACGACGGCGACGCGCACCCGAGCGGCTCGGTTCAGATCCAGCGCACGATCGAGGAGTTCTTCACCGGCATCGGTGTCCAGACCGAGGAGGCCACCGGGATCACCGGGCGCTCCGACCACGCGCCGTTCGCCGACGCGGGCATCCCCATCGGCGGCATCTTCACCGGCGCCGAGGGCACCAAGACCGCCGCCCAGGTCCAGAAGTGGGGCGGCACCGCGGCCGCGTTCGACGCCTGCTACCACCGGTCCTGCGACCGCAGCAACAACATCGACGCCACCGCGCTCGACCGCAACTCCGACGCGATCGCGCACACGGTGTGGAAACTGGCCGACACGGGCGCCCCGCCGCCGCCCCCTGGCAAGGTCTTCGAGAACACCAACGACGTCAACATCCCCGACGCGGGCGCCGCGGTCACCAGCGCCATCACCGTCTCCAGTCTCACGGGCAACGCCCCGGCGACGCTGAAAGTGGACGTCGACATCAAGCACACCTGGCGCGGTGACCTCGTCATCGACCTGATCGCGCCCGACGGATCGGCGTACCGGCTGAAGAACTCCAGCGCCAACGACTCGGCCGACAACGTGATCGCGACCTACACGGTCAACGCCTCCACCGAGGCCGCAAACGGCAGTTGGAAACTCAAGGTCCAAGACGTCGCCCGCTACGACACCGGCCACATCAACAGCTGGAAGCTCACCTTCTGATCGCTGACCGCGGAGCCGCGCTCGACCGGATCTCCTTCCGGCCGAGCGCGGCTACGCGCGAATGGCGACCAGTGACTTGGGCAGCCCGGCGGCGCGCTCCCGCCAGATCTCCGAGCCGGGGAACAGGTGCCGCATCTCGGTCGCCGAGACCAGATCGGTCGCCAGGATCGCGTCGATGGCGGCGTTCCGGTCGAGCGTGGCATGGCCGAACGGCCAGCGGCGCACGACGGCGGCCCGCAGGATCACCGGCAGGAATTGCAGCGCCGGGAACGTCCAGTGCGGCTCCACCGGGAAGTACCGGTACGGCGTCTGCACCCAGTGCCGGTCGGCGGCATCGTGGATCACCCCGGCCAGCCTGCACCGCGGCCCGTAGCCGCCGACGTGTTCGAGCAAACTGTTGGACACCACCAGATCGAACCGCTCGCCCGAGACCTTGACCGGGTCGCAGGCGTCGTCGACGACGTGGCGCAACCACGGTTCCGGGGCGGCCGCGTCCACCAGGTTGACCGTCGTGACCGCCGCGGGACGGACGGAATCGTTGCGCCAGAAGGAAGGCATGCCGCCGAGGTCGAGCACCCGCAGGTCAGCGAGATCGGGAAACCGGCCGAGCAACTCCTGCCACCGCTTGGCCCGTGCCCGACTCGACACCGAGCGCGGATTGTCCGGGTCGTTCAGCAACCGCTTCATCCGATGCACCACAGAGCCCATGAGTTCCCCTTGGCAGTCGACGGTCGAACCGAAGTCGATCATTCAAGGAGTCGGCGGTGCGGCTTGCCTGCTACGAGCCGGGCCGAACTCCACCCGGCTGGGCCAACGAATTCGCGCTGGGTGGAGGCGTTCAGCGGCACGGCGGCGGCTGTTTGGTGCACCCCTGCCGTTAGGGCAGCTTCCAGTCGACCGGCTCCGCTCCCTGCTCGGTCAGCAGCGCGTTCGCCTTGCTGAACGGCTTCGACCCGAAGAAGCCCGCGTGCGCCGACAGCGGGCTCGGATGCGCGGACTCGATCGCGGGCACGGAACCGAGCATCGGCCGCAGGTTGCGGGCGTTGCGCCCCCAGAGGATCGCCACCAGCGGACCGCCGCGCGCGGCGAGCGCGCGGATGGCCTGCTCGGTGACGTCCTCCCAGCCCTTGCCTTGATGGGAGTTCGCCTTGCCGGGCTCGACGGTGAGTGCCCGGTTCAGCAGCAGGACCCCGTTGTCCGCCCACGGCGTCAGGTCGCCGTTCGAGGGCAGCGGGTGCCCGAGGTCCTCGCAGTACTCCTTGTAGATGTTCACCAGGCTCTTCGGAATCGGCCGGACGTCGGACGCCACCGAGAACGACAGCCCCACCGCGTGCCCGGGCGTCGGATACGGGTCCTGCCCGACCACCAGCACCCGCACATCCGCGAACGGCTGTTGGAAGGCGCGCAGAACGTTCTCCCCGGCGGGCAGGTACTTCCGCCCGGCGGCGATCTCGGCGCGCAGGAATTCGCCCATCTTGGCGATCTGATCCTCGACCGGGGCCAGTGCCTGCGCCCACCCGGCTTCGACGATCTCAGTCAAAGGTCGTGCCACGCCGGAAAAGCCTACTCAGTCCAGCCGACGCAGCCCCGCCCGGTACGCCTGTGCGTTGGCCAGGTAGATCTGGACGATCCCCGAGGTCATGTCCGCCTCGACCACGTGGCCCTCCCGGACCCGCGCCGGAACGCCCAGCGCCATGGATCGGGCCGGGATGTGCCCGTTGAACGACATGACCGCGCCCGCTCCCAGGATCGCCCCGTCCTCGACCACCGACCCGTTCAGCAGCACCGACCCGGAAGCGATCATGCACCGGTCGCCGACGGTGGCGCCTTCGATGTGGACGTTGTGCCCGATGACGCAGTCCGCGCCGATCTTCGCCGGGTGGAACGGGGTGCAGTGGATGACCGTCCCGTCCTGCACGCTGGTCCGCTCCCCGATCTCGATCGTTCCCGCGTCGCCGCGCAGGACCGCCTGCGGCCAGACCGACGCCCCTGCGTGCAGCGTGACGGCGCCAATGACCGTGGCGTCCGGGTGGACGTAGGCGTCGGGGTGGATGGTCGGCGTCAGGTCGCCGAGGGCGTAGACGGGCACGCGATCTCCTTGCCGAGGTGAACGGAGAGTTCGTGTCCGGCATAGTGCCCGAACGCGGGGATGTCGGCATAGCCGGACGAGAGGTAGAGCGCGACGGCCTCGGGCTGCTTGGTCCCGGT from Alloactinosynnema sp. L-07 includes:
- a CDS encoding M28 family metallopeptidase produces the protein MFKRTLVPLAAGGLLVGAILVVPMANAAAPQAVAAVPDISVANVQAHLTELQTIATNSNGNRAHGTPGFQRSLDYVKGKLDAAGFTTSTQPFTHNGATGYNLIADWPGGDPNNILMAGAHLDSVTAGAGLNDNGSGTSAVLEVALTVAREQFKPAKHLRFGWWGAEELGLIGSKYYVNNLGGTERAKVKQYLNFDMVASPNAGYMVYDGDAHPSGSVQIQRTIEEFFTGIGVQTEEATGITGRSDHAPFADAGIPIGGIFTGAEGTKTAAQVQKWGGTAAAFDACYHRSCDRSNNIDATALDRNSDAIAHTVWKLADTGAPPPPPGKVFENTNDVNIPDAGAAVTSAITVSSLTGNAPATLKVDVDIKHTWRGDLVIDLIAPDGSAYRLKNSSANDSADNVIATYTVNASTEAANGSWKLKVQDVARYDTGHINSWKLTF
- a CDS encoding uracil-DNA glycosylase, yielding MARPLTEIVEAGWAQALAPVEDQIAKMGEFLRAEIAAGRKYLPAGENVLRAFQQPFADVRVLVVGQDPYPTPGHAVGLSFSVASDVRPIPKSLVNIYKEYCEDLGHPLPSNGDLTPWADNGVLLLNRALTVEPGKANSHQGKGWEDVTEQAIRALAARGGPLVAILWGRNARNLRPMLGSVPAIESAHPSPLSAHAGFFGSKPFSKANALLTEQGAEPVDWKLP
- a CDS encoding gamma carbonic anhydrase family protein yields the protein MPVYALGDLTPTIHPDAYVHPDATVIGAVTLHAGASVWPQAVLRGDAGTIEIGERTSVQDGTVIHCTPFHPAKIGADCVIGHNVHIEGATVGDRCMIASGSVLLNGSVVEDGAILGAGAVMSFNGHIPARSMALGVPARVREGHVVEADMTSGIVQIYLANAQAYRAGLRRLD